The sequence TGAGCCGCCGACACCGAATCCGGCCGGCTTAGAGCGAGGAATCGTGAAGGTTATCGATCATCCGACTTCATCACGCTGATTTTGCCTGATCGTGAAATTTGGCCATCTAAACTCTCGCGGCCTGCTGCCCGGATGTAAAGGCCCGCCGACTTTTGACGCTGCTGTCGCCGAAATGTGAGGCTTTTTTGGATATCGAGGCGGCAGCCAGAATCGTCTGATTTCTAACGCTGCCGCTCGTCTTTTTGCTACTTCTTAAACTCGTCCAGCACCTCAAAAACTTGAAGCGCATATTTGACGTTGCCGAACGGCGCCGATACCTGAACGCCGGCGATGATGTCGCGGACCTCCGCGAGCGATTCGCGGGCGATCGCAATGCCTTCGTCGCGCGCCTCTTCCTTGCCCCTTTCAGACGCCGCGCGCATTCGATCGAGAATGTCGGCCGTAACGTTGACGCCCGGAACCTCGTTATGCATAAATTCGGCGTTGCGGTAACTGATGAGCGGCCAAATTCCGGCGATTATCGGGATCTTGACGTGCGAGATGCGCTCGAGAAAACGCCTCAATTGTGCGGTATCGAAAACCGGCTGCGTGATCGCGTACTCGGCGCCCGCTTCGACTTTCCATTCGAAACGTTTGATCTCCTCGTCGAGATTCACCGCGCCCGGATTTACGCCGACGCCGATCGAAAAAGCCGTCGGACGGCCGATCGGGTTGTTCCCGAGATCGAGCCCGTGATTGAGTCGGTTGACCATATTCGTCAGGCCGATAGCGTCGATGTCGAACACGGCGGTCGCGTCAGGGTAAGGCCCCATTTTCGGCGGATCGCCGGTTATGATCAGCAGATTATGAAGATCTAGCGCGGCCGCGCCGAGAAGATCCGACATCATCCCGAGCAGGTTCCGGTCGCGGCAACAGTAATGAAGCACCGCCTCGATTCCGATCTCGCGCTCGACCAGCACCGCCATTGCCTGCGCGCTCATACGTGTCTGCGCGCGCGGGCCGTCGGGGATGTTGACGGCGTCAACGCCGGCGGTTTTCAACAGCCTGATCGATTCGAGCGTTTTTTCGGCGTCGCAGCCTTTCGGCGGCAAAACTTCAACCGAAGTCACGAATTCGCCGCGCGCGATCTTGCGCGACCATTTTGACCGCTCTTCGGCCGCCACGACCTTGACGTCTTCGGGCTTGAGTTCCTGGACCGTCACCGGGTGCTTGACGAAATGATGCGGACGCTGTCGCGGCGAAACGGAACGGATCGCGTCCGCCAGGAGTTTGATATGCGCCGGCGTCGTGCCGCAGCAGCCACCGATAAAACTGGCTCCGACCTGTATGAACCGGCGCGCGAATTCGGCCATATACTCGGGCGAGCACATATACATCTGGCGGCCCTGGACGTCGCGCGGAAGTCCGGCGTTCGGCTGCGCCGAGAGTTTCTTGTCGGTAACTTCGCGCATTTTTTCGAGCGCGTTGAGGAACATCGCCGGACCAACGCTGCAATTGAGTCCGATGACGTCGGCCCCCCAATCGTCAAGCCGTTGGGTAAAGATCTCAGGCGTCGCTCCGAAAACCGTGTTGCCGTCGGTTTGAATCGCGATCTGCGCGACGATCGGGAGATCGCAAGCTTCCTTGACCGCAAGAATCGCCTGCTGAATTTCCGACAGATCCGAGAACGTTTCAAGCACGAACAGGTCGATCTCGCCTTCGAGCAGCGCTTCCGCCTGCTGCCTGAACATACCGCGCGCCTCTTCAAAAGATGTCGAACCATAGGGTTCGATTCGCATTCCCAACGGCCCGATCGTTCCGGCGACGTAGACCTTTTCTCCCGCCGCCTCGCGCGCGATCTGCGCCGCCGAAAGATTGATCTCGCGGAGTTGCGAATCGAGCCCGAATTGCTGCAGTTTATGATAGTTCGCGCTGAACGTGTTGGTCTGTATGATTTCCGCACCGGCGCGAACGTATTCCTCGTGAACTTCGCGGACCAGATCTTTGTTGATGAGATTCAGTTCGTCGTACGAGCGGTTGATGTAGATGCCTTTCTCGTAAAGGCGGGTTCCCATCGCGCCGTCAAAGACGTAAATGCCGTCGGACTCGATTAGATTTCGAAAGTTACGCATAATCTGATTTGCGAATTGCCATTTGCGATTTGCGATCGGATCGACGGCGTTTTTTGAACCCGAAATCGTCTTGGGTATTCTCGCCGCCCGATTTGGCCCCATTTCCCGTCGATTCAAGCAATCGCAAAAGACGCAATTGCAAATCGAAAATCGCAACTTGAAAATCAAAAAGCCTCGCCAACAGCGAGACTCGTTTGAAAGTGTCCGGTTTAGCTGTTTAGCGGATTATTTAACGTGGTCGCAAGTCGCATTAACTCACCACGAAAAGTTACTTAAATTCTGCGGTTTACGCTTGTAGGTGTCAAGCCGAAAGCGAACCGTGAACGGCGAAGATGGGCCCAAAACCGACCTGCTCGGATTCCTTCGGCAACGACTCGCCGAACGTCGCGGTGCAGATCAAGCAAATTCATAGGCGACCGCACGCGGATCCCGCTTGAAAAGCAAGGATCCATAACTGCGCTATTTCGCTTCCTCTTCTGCCGGACCCGAATCGAGATGCCCGAAGAAAGCGTATTGCGCCTTGCGGCCGCTGATCTCAAGACGCCAGTGCGAAAAATCTTCGGTATTGTCGCATCCGTTTCCGCGGCCCTGGAAGACCAGAAAGTAGGTCGTTGCGGGAGCGATCCCGGCGCCGAACATACCCGAACCGCTGCGGACCGTGCCCTTGAATCGGAACTCCTTGTAAAGAAGCGGTCCGCCCGCGCCGCCCGGCTTCCCGTCGTGGATGTCGACTTTGAACTTCGAAAGCTGCGCCGGAAGCGGAAGGACAAGCGTTCCTTTCTTGCCGCTTTTCGTGGCGAGATTGAGCGTCCAGACGCTCTTGGTGAATGAAGCGACAAGGTCGAACTGATCGATCGTCTCGCTCCATTTCTCGTTGGAAAAATCCGCCTTCAGCGATTCGAGTCCCTTGATCGCTTCAAACTCCGCCTCGGTGAGGATGAGATTCGCCGATTTCGCGAACTTCATTCCGCCGATCACTTCGAGATCATAACCGGCCGGCCGGCCGGTCCAGGTCGAGTAGGTTCCGTGTTCAGCACAGCAGGCGCACGCGAGTGCATTCGCCGGGAGAAGAAGCAACGTCGCAAAGGCGACGGTCAAGATCAGTTTTGTCATTTAGTTTTATCCTCGAAAAAAGTCTGCGGTTTTCGGTCTGGGTTTGTCAACGTTGCGGGTCATCGTTGACAGTTCGGGCAGTAATATGTTGACCGCCCGCCCTGGACGATGCGCCGGATCGGCGTTTCGCATTCGACGCACGGCTCGTTCTCGCGGTCGTAAACGCGCCACGCCGATTCATAGCCGCCGCCATAATAGCTTCCGTCTATGTTTTCCGGATCGACGTTGAGCGTCGAACCGTGCGCCATCGATTCGGCAAGAACTTCGCGGATCATCCCGAAGAGCTTCTCCGTCTTCGGCCGCGTGAACGAAGACGCCCGTCGTTTCGGGTTGATCTTCGCGAGAAACATCGCCTCGGAGGCATATATGTTGCCAAGCCCGAGGACGCGCGTCTGATCGAGCAGGACCAGTTTGACGGCGCGTTTCGAATCCTTGAATACGGATCGAAGGTACGCCGCGTTGAAGGCGTCGGAGAACGGTTCGGGCGCGAGTTTCTTAAGTTCTTTCGCTTCCTGGAGAAGATCGGTTTCGACGATCCGCATAAATCCGAAATGGCGCTGATCCTCGAAAACGAGCCGCATTTCGTCGTCCAGATAAAACACGGCGTGCGCGAACTTCGGGTCCTCGCGGTCCGCGCCGAGAAGCATAAATCGGCCCGACATCCGCAAGTGGACGATCAGCGTCCGTCGATTGTCGAGTTCGATCAGAATGTGTTTTCCGCGACGATCGACTCGAACGATCGAAGCGCCGCCAAGCAACGCCGCGAAATCCGCCGGCGTATGCTCCGGAGCGAGCCTTTCGCGACGGAGTTCGACAGACGCAAAGGTTCGGCCGCCGACAAGTTTTTGGAGCGACCTAGCGACCAGTTCGACTTCGGGAAGTTCGGGCATTGTTTTATGTTTTCCAGAGAACGCCGGCTGATTTCAGCCCATCGATGATTCCTCTGAGTTCGCGATACAGCGATGTTCCGCTGCCGTACGTCTTCAGCCCGAACCAACCAAGCGCGATCGGTATCGATCCGCCAACGATGACAAGTGTCGCGATCGCGTCAAACAGGTCGGCGGCTTCGATGCCGCCGAAAGCGAAAACGAACAGGGAAACGACCCCGGCGGTGATCGCGTACAGAACCGCGGGTCTGCCGATCAATCCGATCCAGTTTCGTTCGCGGTAAAAATCCTTTATCTCGTCCGCGTGAAAGAGTGCAAAGAACATCGTAAACCCTAGTGTCCAAATCGGTTTATGTCGCATCGTGAAGACCGCCATCGCGGTCATCAATCCGCCGATGAAACCCCGGAACGCCGCGACGGACACGGTCAGGATGAAGATGACGATCTTGTCGATGAATAACTTCAACTTCAGACCCGCGTGTAATCCGTCAGCAAGGTCTTGTCTCCGAGCACGGTTCCCGCGCGGACGGACACGTTGCGGCCGATGTGGCAACTGCGGCCGACGATCGCGTCGCGGATCTCGGACGAACCGGCGATGCGCGTGTGCGACCAGATCACGGAATTCTCTATGATCGCGTGTTCCTCGACGTGGACGCCCGCACCGAGCACTGAATTGAGGATCCTCGCATTCGGCTTAACGACGCAATCGGGACCGATTATGGAGTTCGAATCGATAACGGCCGCCGTGGCGATTTCCGATTCCTTCGTTCGATCAACTTCGAAACCGCGAATCTTGCCGGCGAAAAAGTCGTGATGTCCCTGAAGATAACTTGCCGGATTTCCGATGTCGCGCCAGTAGTCGCCTTCGAGAATATAGGCGAAAAACCGCTTTTGTTTCTCGAGCAGGTCGGGGAATACGTTGTATTCGAAAGAATAATTTCGACCTGCGGGAATTAGTTCGAGAACTGACGGTTCGAGTACATAAATGCCGGCGTTGATCGTGTTCGTGGTCAAACTCGCGAGTTCATCGGCTTTCGGCTTTTCGAGGAATCGCAGGACCTTGTGATCCGCGTCCGTCTGAACCAGCCCATATGCGGAAGGGTTTTCGACGGGCGCCAGAAGAATCGTCGCATCGGCGTTCTTCGACCGGTGAAATTCGACGAGATCGGCGATTGAAACATCGGTCATAACGTCGCCGTTCAGAACGACCGTCGTTTCGTTTTCGTCGTGGATACCGAATTTATACGCGCCGCCGGTACCCATCGGACTCGGTTCGGTTATGTATCGCAGGTTGACGCCGAACTCCGCGCCGCTGCCGAGCAAATGTTCGATCTTGTCCGGCTGATAGCTCAGCGAAAGCGTGATGTCTTCGATGCCCGCACGGCGCAGGATCTCGATCTGGTAAAGCAGGAAAGGTTTGTTCAGAAACGGCACGATCGGCTTTGGCGTGTAAACCGTCAACGGTCTGAGCCGGGTTCCTTTTCCTCCCGCTAAAATTAATGCCTGCATATAATTGAATGCTCGAACGAAACAAATTCGACACTCTGATTTTAAGAATATTGCGTTGCAAAACACAAAACCACAATTCGAAATATCGAGTCAAAGACGGAAAACAACAACGTTAAAAAACATTGACAGATTTTGTTACTTCGTGATAATTTCTTAAATGTAGATGGACCGGAAATTTCATCTGCTGTTTTTGTCCCATCTAACAGCGCTTGCTCGCTTATCCAGACCAATACAGTTTCTTGCAAAAGTCTAATCCACAATGAGCTTCGACAAAACAAAATCGATGCGGAATGCCGAGCGGTTTCTCTCGCAGGGCAAGATTCGCGCGGCGATCAGCGAATATCAAAGAATTGTCGAATCCGATCCGAAGGATTTCAGCACCCTGAACATTCTTGGTGACCTCTATGCCAAAGGCAACGAAACCGAGGACGCCGTGAAATGTTTCAAGCAGGTCGCCGAACACTACAACAAACAGGGTTTTGCTCAAAAGGCGATCGCGATCTACAACAAGTTCTTGCGCCTCGATCCTCATTCGCCCGAAGTCTTAGAAAAACTCGCTCAGCTTCACCAGTCGCGAGGTTCGAATGCCGAAGCCCGCAATC is a genomic window of Acidobacteriota bacterium containing:
- a CDS encoding bifunctional homocysteine S-methyltransferase/methylenetetrahydrofolate reductase; protein product: MRNFRNLIESDGIYVFDGAMGTRLYEKGIYINRSYDELNLINKDLVREVHEEYVRAGAEIIQTNTFSANYHKLQQFGLDSQLREINLSAAQIAREAAGEKVYVAGTIGPLGMRIEPYGSTSFEEARGMFRQQAEALLEGEIDLFVLETFSDLSEIQQAILAVKEACDLPIVAQIAIQTDGNTVFGATPEIFTQRLDDWGADVIGLNCSVGPAMFLNALEKMREVTDKKLSAQPNAGLPRDVQGRQMYMCSPEYMAEFARRFIQVGASFIGGCCGTTPAHIKLLADAIRSVSPRQRPHHFVKHPVTVQELKPEDVKVVAAEERSKWSRKIARGEFVTSVEVLPPKGCDAEKTLESIRLLKTAGVDAVNIPDGPRAQTRMSAQAMAVLVEREIGIEAVLHYCCRDRNLLGMMSDLLGAAALDLHNLLIITGDPPKMGPYPDATAVFDIDAIGLTNMVNRLNHGLDLGNNPIGRPTAFSIGVGVNPGAVNLDEEIKRFEWKVEAGAEYAITQPVFDTAQLRRFLERISHVKIPIIAGIWPLISYRNAEFMHNEVPGVNVTADILDRMRAASERGKEEARDEGIAIARESLAEVRDIIAGVQVSAPFGNVKYALQVFEVLDEFKK
- the mutM gene encoding bifunctional DNA-formamidopyrimidine glycosylase/DNA-(apurinic or apyrimidinic site) lyase, which encodes MPELPEVELVARSLQKLVGGRTFASVELRRERLAPEHTPADFAALLGGASIVRVDRRGKHILIELDNRRTLIVHLRMSGRFMLLGADREDPKFAHAVFYLDDEMRLVFEDQRHFGFMRIVETDLLQEAKELKKLAPEPFSDAFNAAYLRSVFKDSKRAVKLVLLDQTRVLGLGNIYASEAMFLAKINPKRRASSFTRPKTEKLFGMIREVLAESMAHGSTLNVDPENIDGSYYGGGYESAWRVYDRENEPCVECETPIRRIVQGGRSTYYCPNCQR
- a CDS encoding NDP-sugar synthase, translating into MQALILAGGKGTRLRPLTVYTPKPIVPFLNKPFLLYQIEILRRAGIEDITLSLSYQPDKIEHLLGSGAEFGVNLRYITEPSPMGTGGAYKFGIHDENETTVVLNGDVMTDVSIADLVEFHRSKNADATILLAPVENPSAYGLVQTDADHKVLRFLEKPKADELASLTTNTINAGIYVLEPSVLELIPAGRNYSFEYNVFPDLLEKQKRFFAYILEGDYWRDIGNPASYLQGHHDFFAGKIRGFEVDRTKESEIATAAVIDSNSIIGPDCVVKPNARILNSVLGAGVHVEEHAIIENSVIWSHTRIAGSSEIRDAIVGRSCHIGRNVSVRAGTVLGDKTLLTDYTRV